The nucleotide window tatattttgtttgctcacattgctagttttgtcgTGAACATTTCATTTGcacatgtcattaagaaaataaattgttttcccttctaatctttaattgaaagctgaaaatgcactttttgtttgtttttttcagttaaaaTGTCAGATTACGTATATCTTAGTAAATGCAAACATGTTTATTCTCTGCTCCAACTGtaagttttgacaacaaacatgaaaaaaaatggtgagcaggagaattctgttaggttgtaataactatcCCCAAACActtttcccaatctttctgaatgaaatgcctactttactacatccattcatctcatagtagtaaaaaaaaagtcatgcccactgtttgctcatttaatattccgtaAAATAACGGTCGTTGCTTCtggttcatggggactttaaggACCTGTGGcttttgacttgcattttatgaattaaTGACCACATTTTCAGATATAAGTCCTCTTTAAAATTCAGTTGAAGAAAATAAAGTCACATTATCTTGGTAGGCTTAATGTGAGTAAATTAACATCAATATAAAAACTGTGTTATGAAAGGAACTCTTTTTCACTGTTTTTGGACTGTATGAAGATTCAAACATGTTGGACTTGTGTCTCCAAAAAATTGAGAAATTATTCTGCTGTTCTCTATCAGGGACCTGTTTATTAGGCTTGAGCAAATAATTTCCAACTTAATCTCAAAGGTCTCACTTTATTCCACTGTGCTGGTGTACCTGTTAAATTTTCCTACCTGTCAGGCTGTCACTAAAAAAGTAGGAAGCACAACTGATTATTACAgattacagattattgagctgaagattgaattaaataaaaatcagctTGAAGCTTGAATTAAATCAAATCGCAATCAGAATATCTGCCCAaaaaaatcgcaattagatattttatcCAAGTATCACAGCCCTACACACTaaagacaaaacataaaaaaaaactagaaaggGGACTACCCTTTCCTCAACTGTCTTGGCAGAAAAAAACTCACTAAAGTTGGGATAACAGTTCTTAGCATGGAAAGTTGTACTATTTATGTGctctacttattattattcattttatttaatattcctTGTGTTATATTTATCCTCATCATCATGTTGTTGTTGTCTCTTTCTGTTTGTTGTGCAGAGTGCATAGAGTGGATATTTTCAGACTGGTCTACTCTGCTATAAAAAAATATCAACGACAATTAACTGATAACTTCATGATCGACTCGATATGGCGAGAAGAGTTTGGCAAGAACAGATAGTTTGACTGATAGGGAAAAACATTAACAAACGAATCAGTACTAGAAATGACACAAATTATCGGTGGTGAGAGGCACATAGACCAAACCATAATGTATGTGTATAGCATGTGTTTATTAGTAGCGAATAATGCAACACGTGTTTACTGTTTACTTGCATATGCCACTATGGTATGGCAGAAACCACGTGAGGACTCTCAAAAAACGAACTGTTCAAAAGAACCGACTCCCGGAAATGAGTTGGAGTTCCCACCACTACTCTTGCAACGAGCACGCATAAAAATAAATCCTCTTGTCGTGTCATCATGAATACAGTTGTGTTAAACTGAGCATGCAAGATGAGGCTGAGCATTAACGCATCCATTTACATCTTATCTTTGATAAATTTATTATCACGCATGATTCTACGGTCTTCAGGGCAATTCAATACAACAAATAGGAATAAGAAGTAATATGAATCCAACCAAGAATAAAGTATAATAGCACAAACCTCAGTGGTGTTAATGTCGCGTCCACACAGCTGTTATCTGGAGAGGCGTGTATGATTCTCCGCGCTGTGCTGTCTTCAGATAGGAAACCAGGCTCTCGACCAATCAGAACACCCGACACATATGCATACGCGTAGGAGTTGAAAGAATGAGTACAATTGGACATTTATTTTAAGGGAATTTGCATACACACTGTTGTaatgttgataaataaaatgCGATGTTCAACGATGACACATGATTTGGCAACGTCTTTGTGTTACCGTGCACAATGAAATAAAGTAAGAAAGAAGTGTTATTATTAGTGTTCCTCAACCTTTTTGACTCCAGGGCCCCCCATTGTCCACAATATTCAAAGGCCCCAATATTTACGTTTTCAAAACGCACTGGCTTCTCTTCTCTACACAAAACTagacttattgttattattcttatttttattcctattttttatgcagctagaagggcatcctctgtgtaaaacatattctggataagttggcggttcattcagctgtggcgacccctgattgaactattattattatcattattattatcattatcatcatcattattattattattattattattattattattattattattattatcattattattattattaataataataataataaaagcataaaaatttATACTTCAAAAgcttattaaatttatattaaattaaatatttaaaaaacattttattctgtGATTCTGTTGTTAAACCACTGAATTTGTATGACTCTTGCAGCTGTctaaaataacatatataaagagttcagattcACAAACCTCTATGTGCCGTCAGAAATGTTCCTCTAAAACAAGCATTCTTCTAAGCCTCCCATGTTTATGTTCTGTTATTTACCTAAAATGCTCTAAAATATCAGACGGCACTTAGATGTTTTACAAAATGTAGAGGTTGtcaaaattttaaacaaaaaacacccaaaactttagattttacattttatgtcGTGTGATTTTACACCTGATTTATATTTCCAGTGCAAACCTTGGGTTTTTAAGCACTAACTAATCTATCAACCAATTATTAACTAAATCAATTATTTCTCAGGCAGGgttattagttttaatttaaaaatgaagacAAGCAAGCCAATATGCATTTGTGTTAGGTTACTTGAAATACAAGAAATATTTactgaatataaatgtattttatcagGCCAGTAGCCAGCCTATTGAAATGGGTGgacctttttttctcaaaaagtggagctTTTGCAGTTTACTCCTCaatttctattaaattatgaGGTTCAAATACTTTGTTTTAGTGATATTTTAAGCATTAACATTTACTGCATTAGCTTGTCGAATGGTGATCAAaatcacactttttgatgcaacaaaaatatttcctactaTTTTGTCAAAGTGCTCACCATACTATTTCACCACAAAGAGATTATTTAGAAATGTGCACTTAAACTTTAAGTTATTACAGGTTGATAataatgttattcattcattccttttcttttcggcttagtccctttataaatctggggttgccacagcggaatgaaccgcaacttatccagcatatgttttacgcagctgatgcccttccggctgcaacccatcactgggaaacatccatacacactcattcccacacatacactttagacaattttagcttacccaattcacctgtactgcatgtctttggttttgtgggggaaaccggagcacccggaggaaacccacacgaacacggggagatcatgcaaactccacacagaaacgccaactgacccagccaaggcttaaaccagcaaccttctgtgAGGCTTCTCAACCTTCTGTGAGAACGTTACCCAttgtgccactgtgacaccctaaATAACGTTATGAGGTTAGAATTtcaaactaaaaattaaaaataaataagtatgaaatttatttatttataaatactaatttattatcAAGTCTAACAAACAATTAGGAAGCTGTTAAAGCCAATTAAAACccatctaaaaaacaaaacataacaaacaGATCATTTCCTCAGAATTTGTCAATTTGAATAATGAAATGACTTGTTTATAatggcatactgtcaaaaatgggacaaatgagctcatataggggCCAAAATGCTGGACTTTGTCAGTGGGGGGTGAGCctgtttatatttacataaatacatgtttattcagtaaatataaatgtttttgttgctattgacatttagtcatttagcagacactttcgTCAAAAGCGACTTACAGTTGACAATACATACAAGGCAATACATACAAGAAGTGCTAGTTATTCAAAGTAacctgtttgtgctcagagaatttagtgctagagaatgtgtgtttttgttttgttttttgagaaaGTGCTTCTTGTAGGTTTTCAACTATAGCTgccaagacatttttttttaaattagtgaataaatgagtaaataaataaacaaatacatctgCAACCAGGttaataaaattaacttaaaatacaaacaaggcagaaaaaaataaaaactaataaaaaaatgaaagtgcTTTTTGTCTCCCTCTAGTGAGCAAGAGGGCGacattaaatcatgtttattattttgaactaacctatatacacatttttaatagGGAAACAAAAAGGGAAAGCTATTCCACCTATTTGATTGACTCACCGAACACTAGTGTTATGTTTGATTTTGGACGATTTTTGAGAATGTTAAGGATGCTCTATTGTGAGGCGGAACAATGCTGAATGTCTCGTGTGAAGTGATGCAGAGGAGACTCACGGTGGCGCGCGAAGCTAAAGGATTGTGCGCGTCTCTGGCCGGAGGTCACCACGGGTCACCGCCTCTCGCATGACAACACATCGTCGACAGGATCAACATTTTTTCCCATCAACGTAGGAATTTCAAATCTCGCACAACACACTATACATCACAAACATCATGTATGCTGCAATGTTTGAAGTTGCAGATGACAACAAACGACAGCCTGTGGTTCAAAAGGTGCTAAGTGTCATAAACATTTCTAGCCTAACTGAAAATTTAAATATAGTTTAAGACATCTGAAGATGACGTGTATGCTTACTTGTTGAAATTTCCACAAGATGGCGCTTTATTAAACTAGCTATAAAACGCAAAAAACTTTTATTGGACTTAAATCAAGTTCTTGGGAGGCCAACAGTGTGCTAGGGcttaaacaattttaataaataaattgctaaaatcAACAACTACAAAAACCAGTTCACactaaaacaaagtgatacttgACTATAATACCGAAAGACCTAAAAAAAATAGCGCAAGGCGATTGGTAAGACCTATTAAATCACTCTTTAAAAGATTTGCCTTAGCAACCCTTAACACAAGCGAAAGCATCCCCTCCTGTCCGAAAAAGCCCAGACTGGTTAGGGTGTCTGTGAAAAAGTCTTAGGTTGGTTGGGATATAAGGCGAACTGTACTGCTGTAATCAGGGTGACATGCATGACTGCGCTCCTCTAATTCTCTTTCACATGGAGAGATCCTTACAGACAGAGTTCAGCTTTCAGGTAGCCCCTCTATAAGAGTGTGATCCACATACAGAAGCGTGTTTGGACAGCTTTAAAATTCTTATAAGGCTCAGGAATGAAACACTGATGCGACAATTAGGAGAGTTTATGACTTTTATTGGACTCAAAAACTttcttaaattaattaaatttgttgGTTACATTTTTATCCATTAATTGCATggcttaaaatatttgttaattttttttgtagattaaaatacatttaaaaattttaaaaaatgagggttttattttttgtaataaatagctTTATTTTACAGCCAATAAATTATATGATCGTTATAAATAAACCGTATAAATCAGACATTTTagatttaaactaaaataaaacaggtTTCCTATTTTgtcatattaaaaataattttattatcttAAACATTAGCTTGgacaaattttaaataacatttaaagtaCAATTACGACAATAACACGCATAGTGATAACTGCGTTTTCCGTCTAAATATTTTGCTCAATATTAAACGCATTGTGTAAAGATATTCAAAATCAGCTGTTTGAGatatagcacatttttatttacagtcaGTATCAAAATAGAAACcccccagaaaaaaaaacaaatatggcaCCCACTTGTTGCATGCAAAATGCTTTTTTCCTCGCTGCGCATTTGTTTTTAGTTTCTTTTGAAATAAACAGGAACATAGCATCgataaaatacaataatgtttTGTATCGTATTGTTTGGCGTAATATTGGACAATTAAATTACACAGTGATGGGAGAAAATTCTGTTGGCGTATTGCTGTTCTTAAATGCACCGTACACGGTTACAAAAAGAAAAGATAAAATAGTCACGTTAAAGTACTTCAGCTTCAGAAAGCAAGTTAAAAGATTGGTTGTGTCGGCTCCAAAGTGCGTTTGCATAAAATCTTGTGGTAAATTCAACAATAAAAGTAATGGGATTTTATGCTTTCGTCTGTTTCACTGGTGCTTTTCTTTTGCGCGCCGTATAAAAGTCTCCAATGCTTTGGATATCCAAAGAGCTTGaattctttaaaagaaaaaaaaaatcctcacatCTTTGATTTTTTTCCATTCTCGATGCAACACGATCTTGCACTTTAAAGCATAGCCAACCTTCGGGATTAAAACGTTCCCAGTGAAAAAAAGCAGAAGATCCAGGCGTTTTGGCGCATGAAGTCTGAGGCTGGGAGCCTGAGCGAACACAATAAACCTGTTGTTAACCTTGCTGTGAAAATATGTTTGATGAAAACAGCCAATTGTTGTATGAAATGTATTCAAGTATAAAATAATGCCCTTTGTTGGGCACAAACTTGAGCAATGTGGGGGTACAAAAGTCCCCTGTGGCATGAATTGCGCTTTGGCGTCGCCACTTGGCGCGTTACCCAGACCCCTCTATACGcgattgtttctttctttctaatgACATTTACCGGATCAAAACATGCTGTTAATTCGATCAGAAAGCTTCACCCTGCACAACAATGCCAGAATAATTTCTCCCAAAGTTTGTTAAGTTGACCGAAATTAGGCAAATGAATAGGGGTCTCCAGGCGCAGGTGACGGAGAATAATGCGCGTCAGGACCAGCTGCATTCTTCTTTATTTctcctctttcttttctttcactgcattattaaaatttaGGCCAATGAAACTATTCATTCCGCTCAATAGACATTTTCTTATAGGATAATAGGATACAAATTGAGCCCCTCTGAAGGGAATCCAGCGGTGGGTAACCCTCGTGTGCCAAAGACGGCTGGAGTCTCTAACATGGTCGGAGGGGCCGCTCGTGTGCCAGGCCGGGTCCCCACACCTGCCGAGGCCCCTAACAAAACTAGAGAATGTAAACAAAAACCCGGCCGTAGCCCATGAAAGATGGACGTGTCACCAAGTCGTGTGAGAAACGCTGCGAACAAACGGGGGGACTCCGTCTCCAAAAGGTCTCCCCTGAACTCGGCGGAACAGCCTATTATGTGCTTACTTAATTACTATAATAACAGTAGACAGGCTTTAAACCTAAGACGGGCTTGGGATGGAAGTTAAGATCGCTTGCTGGGACCCATAAACAGGCGATCGTGTGAGAAACGCGACGTGGAACAGAAAGGGACGCCTTGCTCCGGGGGCTTTGTTTTCATTGCGCGCGCTGCGCTCGCTCGAGTCATCTCCAGCAAGGCCTGTTACTATGCAAATAATATTCTACAACCCATCACGTGTCTTTAGACAGGCCACGTGGATTAACAAAGTAGGTCTGCCCCCCGCTAGCCCACAGCTTCAGGTTTTACTATTTCTTTAACTGATCCTAAGTGCACACATTAACCAAAAAGCTCGCCTTTAATCCTATGGAATAATTTAGGGCCATGAATGCGCGAGCACTTTATAAGCGGCCGCCTCCGGTCAGCTCTTCTCAGTCTGAAGCGTCTGGAAAGAGGAGAACGCGCACACTCGATGCTCTAGGTTTTGACAATTATATAATTTGTAATTATAGACTTGTTTTTTACGAAATGATGGCGTCAAAGATGAAGGATCGCAAGGTATGTGGACACTTTCATGGCGCACACATAATGCCACTGACGTCATGTTCTCCttgaatgttttacttttttactatTTAGCTACTGTTTGAAATGACCTGTACGtttcatgtgtttttttaaaatatacttttcaGTATGTCGTTTTATTAAAAcatcatataaaataaatcagcaatTTTCAGTGCGCGCGCGCGCTTTTTTTAAACGGGGGAACTGTACAGCATACAgttatatatacaattattttatatcaGATACACAGATTGATTTTATTGCTCTTACATTTAACGAAAGCTTATGTCTTGAGAATTTAATTAGAATGCTCCAGATTCCAGATGCATCCTTTCTCGAGCAGATATTTTGCGCGCAATGACGCAGAGCGCAACACGACTCTCCTAACTTCTTGCTAAACGCATGCTATTTATAATCTCCAGTCTATGCAATCCAGCACACACTGCAACTCTTCTTTTTATGTTTGGTAATGTTTGTTCCTTTAACCAATCATCATCTCCCATTATCACAGAAAACTCCCGTTTCTCATAAAGTCATCGAGAAAAGAAGAAGAGACCGAATCAACAGATGTCTAAACGAACTGGGGAAGACTGTACCAATGGCATTGGCTAAGCAGGTGCGCATTTGAAACACTAAAAGAGTTTACATGCACATCTCTGTTTTGGATGATGACTGACACAATCtataattaaaaacagaattcTGGCAAACTTGAGAAAGCAGAAATCCTGGAGATGACGGTGCAGTATCTGCGCGCGCTCCACTCAGCAGACTTTCCGCGCGGGAGAGAAAAAGGTAGGAATCATGACATAAATCTATGAAGTACAAATCTAAATACGTTcaccaaaacaaataaataattacaaacgCCAAACCATGTATTTCCACAGGCGAACTGCTGACAGAGTTTGCGAATTACTTCCACTACGGCTATCACGAGTGCATGAAAAACCTCGTTCACTACTTAACCACCGTAGAGCGAATGGAGACCAAAGACACCAAGTACGCGCGGATCCTCGCCTTTCTACAGTCCAAAGTGGTTACCGAGCCCGTGTTTGGCTCGTTAGGCACAATCTCACCAGACCCCACGGACCTACTGTGCCAGCTGGAGTATCAGAGTCCAAGTCCCACCGAGTCAGTGTTTCAGCAGAGCCCACCCGGACACTTTTCCTGGCACAGCTCGACGCGGAGCCCCACGCTCGCCTACCCAGCGATGTCTCAGCACAGCGGATACTTATCGCCGGTTCAGGGACTCGATCATCACTACATGAACTTCATCGGCCACAATGCCTTCAGCTTACACAATGCACAACACGCCGCTCTGTAAATACGTCTTAATATGTCCTTAATTTAtatcaaatgtacatgttttatGTTAATATGTAGATATGTCTCGAAATAAATAACTTTTGAATAAGATTCTGTCTTTCGGCAAGATGAAGTTCTTTTTATCTCACAGAGGAGAAGTTGAGCGGGATACAAATATCAGCACATTTTGAAAACCAGCATATACTTCTATAAACTGTAGGCGACTGGAAAACTATTGGATTGTTTGAATGAGTTAACCAAATAATTCACAAATTCAGCAAAATGAGAGCTAAATACGAACAGTCTATTTAAACAATATAACAATTTGAAGTAAACAGcctcattttatttcagttttatatttatgtatttaattttatttttattttactcgaCAAATATACTAATTCTATTTAGTACAAAATATATTGGAGATATTTTCATGTATGTTAACTAACAATATTTGTACCCATAGGAAAATTTCATTTGCAGCATACACTCACAGAGACCATTTcacatttacatataaatattcgCATTTataaatagttgaagtcagaattattagcccccctttgattttttttttccttttccaaattttttccaaatgatgtttaacagagcaaggacatttgcaCAGtaagtttgataatatttttttttattttggcaagaatgaaagcaaatttaatttttttaaaagccattttaaggttaaaattattagcccctttaaggcaatttttttccaatatttacaaaacaaactatcattatacaataacttgcctaattaccctaacctgcctattaacTTTATTAACCCAGTtagacctttaaatgtcactttaagctgtataggagtgtcttgaaaaatatctagtaaaatattatttactgtcatcatggcaaagattaaaaaaatcagttattagcatTGAGTTAattaaactatgtttagaaatgtgttgaaaaatctgctctctgttaaacagaaactggggaaaaaataaaccccTACTCTAAATAAATATCCATCAGCCATCAGCTACTGCGAAAGGaagaatttaaaaatgaaattgctTGTAGTATAAATGATCATTTTGTCCTATTTCGTACATATCTGGGAACACAATATCAACGACCTGATGGCAACAACTGGAAGTTGTTTGATAAAGCATGTCTCTCATCATTGACAATCGTGATAAccttattggtcacactttattttgatggtccatttgttgaatttaagttacatttcaCCAACATGCCAACgaattttcattagattataagtagactgttaggttggggttagggttaaatttgacatgttcttgcaaagtttcttttggtcagttaaatgtctgttgaagtatcaacagatattaagcagacagtctacttatactcaaatggaccatcaaaataaagtgttacagccttatttagTACTCTTTCTTTGACTATACTATCAATACTTTTTAGTTTTATTCCCAATAACTTACTGGCTGTTGTCACCACATTCCCCAGTGACCTCTTCTGGGTCTCAGAAGCATTTCCATACCAACAGatcaaacaaaatattgcaatccTTTCGataaaagcactataaaacaaTCAACATATGTATATTgatgtatatttatttgttaatttattacattttgataaGTTAGTACAgaaaaatggaatttaaataattaGCTGCTTTTTAGTTGCAACAATCTTTGCTAAATGTTTAATCAAAATGTGTAAACAATGGCATATTAGACGATATTTTAAGAAagcaaaacaatttaataaaaatattattaaaagagtaattaaatatgttggcggttcattcagctgtggtgaccccagattaataaagggatgaagccgaaaagaaaatgaatgaatgaataatttaatatttagtttactTATTTGGTCTAAttgaatatattttgtttaataatacatttaaaataattgaatgcACAAAAATGTTGCAATTAAAACTAAGAATAAtttctgaattatttatttttcaacagtCAAATGCAAATTTCTATGAAAATACAATGGGCAAATTTGTCTTTTTATCTATAGACTGTTGTCTCTAGACTGTCTCTAAGATTAACACTTAGCGTAATGGTCTGCTGGTCTGAGACCTCTTGATTGACAATAAGCCTCTCTTTAGGGAATCCTGCCCCCCATCCTATCCCAGTGTCTCTTCCACCTATATTTAAATAGGATGCTAATAACAAATCAAACTGGTAAATAGTACTTAAAGAAAGGGAGTTAGTTGGATATGAGTTGTTTAAACGCAGAGAGCAAGATCCTTTGATAATATCTGGATTTCTGCATTGATTTCTcaaaaatgtgatttaatttacaataataaatttaGCAGAGACTTTCCCCCAAATGTCTTATTCTCAAAAATACACCACTGCATCAATCCAAAAGCTTTCAGTGGATCTTAAAGAAATAGATCCACTTCTCCCACtcctaaaaatgaatatttgctcACTACTTATTGACACTCAAGTAATTCTaatcttttatgaatttctttcttctgttgaatacaaaacaagACATTCTTAAGAATGTTGTAAAACCAAAAaagaagctaaaaaaaaataaaaacaaatgtggaTATCGGCAGTTTCCCATTTcagtatatcttcatttgtgttcaattgAAGAAAGAAacttcagaagaaagaaactattctgggtttgtaacaagtggaggatgagtatttgataaaattattttaatttttgggtgaactatctttaaAAAACATCAGAGAtgaaacatttataaatgcaatgtGACTAAATCATTTAAACAGTAACAATTGtataatttagcattttatataAAAGCTGTGAAGAAATGtggattaggcatgggccggtacaagcttgtgatggtatgataaccttgaataaaaatctaaatctaaaataagTTCCAATATACAGTATTGCACTTTAAAATTTTTCAATTTACAattcacatttataatattttggagcagtaaacatgtcaggctaaataattaaaataaagaattaacTTATGCTGggttaattagtttacaaaacaCAGATATATAACACATAAAAACAACCTTTACATACACTATAGGAAAGGTAAACcagatttttttgcagttttaaaaccttgatgtTTTCAAACAACGGTAAAATTTGAAACCAGTTATCGTCACATGCCTATTGTGAATTCTTAAATTTAGCAACTTGGCGATCCTATTTTAGCATCAAAACCTCAAGCAAATATTTCCACAGCTTCTTATAAAACCTTGTACCAATTATGTTCACCCCAAAAGATTTTTTTACAcatatataatgtattatatgcattatataCATGTTAAATTTATAAAGTACCACACATACTATGTAAATAGGTTTTTAAATATTGGatatgattaattattattaattatatcatTGTAgagaattgtgaaatgttgctATTTTCTTTAGCACTATACATACACTGCAAAGTCgagaaaaatgtagttttttaataCAATATCTGGACAGCAgtctatgcaaaaaaataaaaaaataaaaaaaataaacaaaaaaagtttttaaaactgtctAAAGACAAAAGTGTTGTTCAATAGCTTTAGGACAagtttgatgaaaggttttgattcacttcaaatgttgaacttactctgtaaataatgcaGGCTTCCAcccaattcattcatgttgtcccaactcaaattaagttaactcaacacttttaacaaattcatGTGGAccgaacatttaaaaaaattgagtaatcCCATTGaaatatcaagaattgtgttgtctcagctcattttaaataagtaatttaaacgagcaaaacaaaatattttttaagtgtatatatatatatatataattgtgaatttaaaattttatttttgagtgcAATTAATTGTTGcccaatcctttttttttttttttttttttttttacagtttacataaaacattttaagttttaa belongs to Danio rerio strain Tuebingen ecotype United States chromosome 1, GRCz12tu, whole genome shotgun sequence and includes:
- the helt gene encoding hairy and enhancer of split-related protein helt, which codes for MNARALYKRPPPVSSSQSEASGKRRTRTLDALGFDNYIICNYRLVFYEMMASKMKDRKKTPVSHKVIEKRRRDRINRCLNELGKTVPMALAKQNSGKLEKAEILEMTVQYLRALHSADFPRGREKGELLTEFANYFHYGYHECMKNLVHYLTTVERMETKDTKYARILAFLQSKVVTEPVFGSLGTISPDPTDLLCQLEYQSPSPTESVFQQSPPGHFSWHSSTRSPTLAYPAMSQHSGYLSPVQGLDHHYMNFIGHNAFSLHNAQHAAL